In the Scomber japonicus isolate fScoJap1 chromosome 18, fScoJap1.pri, whole genome shotgun sequence genome, one interval contains:
- the fbxl20 gene encoding F-box/LRR-repeat protein 20 isoform X1 produces the protein MGKEVNGVSRSRFEMFTNSDEAVINKKLPKELLLRIFSFLDVVTLCRCAQVSRSWNVLALDGSNWQRIDLFDFQRDIEGRVVENISKRCGGFLRKLSLRGCLGVGDSALRTFSQNCRNIELLSLNGCTKITDSTCNSLSKFCPKLKHLDLASCTSITNLSLKALSEGCPLLEQLNISWCDQVTKDGIQALVRSCPGLKGLFLKGCTQLEDEALKHIGAHCPELVTLNLQTCSQITDEGLITICRGCHRLQSLCVSGCANITDAILHALGQNCPRLRILEVARCSQLTDVGFTTLARNCHELEKMDLEECVQITDGTLIQLSIYCPRLQVLSLSHCELITDDGIRHLGSGPCAHDRLEVIELDNCPLITDASLEHLKSCHSLDRIELYDCQQITRAGIKRLRTHLPNIKVHAYFAPVTPPPSVGGSRQRFCRCCVLL, from the exons ATGTTCACAAACAGTGACGAGGCAGTCATCAATAAGAAGTTACCTAAGGAGCTGTTGCTACG AATCTTCTCCTTTCTGGATGTGGTGACACTCTGTCGCTGTGCCCAGGTCTCACGG TCCTGGAATGTTCTGGCTTTGGATGGCAGCAACTGGCAACGAATCGACCTCTTTGACTTTCAGAGGGACATTGAG GGCCGCGTGGTGGAGAACATCTCAAAGCGATGTGGGGGATTCCTTAGAAAGTTGAGCCTGCGGGGGTGCCTTGGTGTGGGTGACAGCGCCCTGAG GACTTTCTCCCAGAACTGCAGGAACATTGAGCTGCTTAGTTTGAATGGCTGCACCAAGATCACTGACAG CACGTGTAATAGCCTCAGCAAGTTCTGTCCAAAGTTGAAGCACCTGGACCTCGCTTCCTGTACCTCAATCACCAACTTGTCTCTCAAAGCTCTCAG TGAGGGCTGTCCTCTGCTGGAGCAGCTTAACATCTCCTGGTGTGATCAGGTCACCAAGGATGGCATCCAAGCCCTGGTTCGTTCCTGCCCTGGACTCAAAGGCCTTTTTCTCAAGGGTTGCACACAG CTAGAAGATGAGGCTCTGAAGCATATCGGGGCCCACTGTCCAGAGCTGGTCACACTCAACTTGCAGACATGTTCA CAGATCACAGATGAAGGCCTCATCACAATTTGCCGGGGTTGTCACCGCCTgcagtctttgtgtgtgtcggGTTGTGCCAACATCACAGACGCCATCTTGCACGCCCTAGGACAGAATTGCCCTCGCCTCAG aATATTAGAAGTGGCTCGCTGCTCTCAGCTTACAGACGTGGGTTTCACTACATTAGCGAGG AATTGTCATGAACTTGAGAAGATGGATTTAGAAGAATGTgtgcag ATCACAGATGGAACGCTCATCCAGCTGTCTATCTACTGCCCTCGTTTGCAAGTTCTG AGTTTGTCTCACTGCGAGCTGATCACAGACGATGGCATCAGACACCTCGGCAGCGGCCCCTGTGCTCACGACCGACTGGAGGTGATCGAGCTGGATAACTGCCCCCTGATCACAGACGCCTCACTGGAGCACCTGAAGAGCTGCCATAGTCTGGATCGCATTGAGCTCTACGACTGCCAGCAGATCACCCGCGCCGGTATCAAGAGACTAAGG ACCCATCTGCCTAACATCAAAGTGCATGCGTACTTCGCTCCCGTCACTCCGCCTCCCTCTGTCGGGGGCAGCCGTCAGAGGTTTTGCCGCTGCTGTGTCCTGCTATGA
- the fbxl20 gene encoding F-box/LRR-repeat protein 20 isoform X2 codes for MEMHKAGVAVLCLLQGRVVENISKRCGGFLRKLSLRGCLGVGDSALRTFSQNCRNIELLSLNGCTKITDSTCNSLSKFCPKLKHLDLASCTSITNLSLKALSEGCPLLEQLNISWCDQVTKDGIQALVRSCPGLKGLFLKGCTQLEDEALKHIGAHCPELVTLNLQTCSQITDEGLITICRGCHRLQSLCVSGCANITDAILHALGQNCPRLRILEVARCSQLTDVGFTTLARNCHELEKMDLEECVQITDGTLIQLSIYCPRLQVLSLSHCELITDDGIRHLGSGPCAHDRLEVIELDNCPLITDASLEHLKSCHSLDRIELYDCQQITRAGIKRLRTHLPNIKVHAYFAPVTPPPSVGGSRQRFCRCCVLL; via the exons ATGGAGATGCATAAGGCTGGAGTTGCTGTATTGTGTTTGTTGCAGGGCCGCGTGGTGGAGAACATCTCAAAGCGATGTGGGGGATTCCTTAGAAAGTTGAGCCTGCGGGGGTGCCTTGGTGTGGGTGACAGCGCCCTGAG GACTTTCTCCCAGAACTGCAGGAACATTGAGCTGCTTAGTTTGAATGGCTGCACCAAGATCACTGACAG CACGTGTAATAGCCTCAGCAAGTTCTGTCCAAAGTTGAAGCACCTGGACCTCGCTTCCTGTACCTCAATCACCAACTTGTCTCTCAAAGCTCTCAG TGAGGGCTGTCCTCTGCTGGAGCAGCTTAACATCTCCTGGTGTGATCAGGTCACCAAGGATGGCATCCAAGCCCTGGTTCGTTCCTGCCCTGGACTCAAAGGCCTTTTTCTCAAGGGTTGCACACAG CTAGAAGATGAGGCTCTGAAGCATATCGGGGCCCACTGTCCAGAGCTGGTCACACTCAACTTGCAGACATGTTCA CAGATCACAGATGAAGGCCTCATCACAATTTGCCGGGGTTGTCACCGCCTgcagtctttgtgtgtgtcggGTTGTGCCAACATCACAGACGCCATCTTGCACGCCCTAGGACAGAATTGCCCTCGCCTCAG aATATTAGAAGTGGCTCGCTGCTCTCAGCTTACAGACGTGGGTTTCACTACATTAGCGAGG AATTGTCATGAACTTGAGAAGATGGATTTAGAAGAATGTgtgcag ATCACAGATGGAACGCTCATCCAGCTGTCTATCTACTGCCCTCGTTTGCAAGTTCTG AGTTTGTCTCACTGCGAGCTGATCACAGACGATGGCATCAGACACCTCGGCAGCGGCCCCTGTGCTCACGACCGACTGGAGGTGATCGAGCTGGATAACTGCCCCCTGATCACAGACGCCTCACTGGAGCACCTGAAGAGCTGCCATAGTCTGGATCGCATTGAGCTCTACGACTGCCAGCAGATCACCCGCGCCGGTATCAAGAGACTAAGG ACCCATCTGCCTAACATCAAAGTGCATGCGTACTTCGCTCCCGTCACTCCGCCTCCCTCTGTCGGGGGCAGCCGTCAGAGGTTTTGCCGCTGCTGTGTCCTGCTATGA
- the LOC128379588 gene encoding SH3 and cysteine-rich domain-containing protein 2-like has product MMTENNEMESDSQLQRSPSTMSIQPMTSKLQRLKRSLSFKTMMRSKSVENFFQRSYSDARLPPDFITDPPPPSPPLMPGSPLVGDRSPSISPSLSPNPSIASHSPSLSLSPSLPIKPPGPQITHCFQDHVFRKPTNCEHCKHMIVGNSKQALRCKTCKMAAHLWCTSELSQQLCHGKSGAFKRNFSSPMLVNDQLTVVKEVQPSQEAARMRVDPVYAALRYGTSLAQMSRSSFGSLSESPTRTLGEGDEENQETQCSMEEEITQETGENFSPPPDTPVPDTEISKEEDASSGQAQTPAEVRSVPKRIEVHSIHTYVALFKFLPQEQNDLELHPGDRVQVTDDSNEEWWKGKSGDRVGFFPANFVQRVRPGERVWRVVQGSSGNRERGHMAVRESQICVGKREDGEVFLKLSSGKKRGLVPADSIEEI; this is encoded by the exons ATGATGACTGAGAACAATGAGATGGAGAGCGACTCGCAGCTTCAGCGCTCTCCAAGCACCATGTCCATCCAACCCATGACGTCCAAG ctcCAGAGACTAAAACGCTCGCTGTCTTTCAAGACCATGATGCGCAGCAAGAGTGTGGAAAACTTCTTCCAAAGGTCGTACAGCGATGCTCGCCTCCCCCCGGATTTCATCACAGACCCGCCGCCTCCCTCTCCTCCGCTGATGCCCGGCTCTCCTCTCGTCGGCGACCGCTCACCTTCCATTTCGCCGTCCCTCAGCCCCAACCCCTCCATTGCCTCCCACTCCCCTTCTCTCAGCCTTTCCCCATCTCTACCCATCAAGCCTCCCGGACCTCAGATTACCCACTGTTTCCAGGACCATGTCTTTCGCAAGCCCACCAACTGCGAGCACTGCAAGCACATGATAGTGG GAAACTCCAAACAAGCTTTGCGGTGTAAAACGTGTAAGATGGCTGCTCACCTGTGGTGCACCTCAGAACTATCGCAGCAGCTGTGTCATGGGAAG TCTGGAGCGTTCAAGCGAAACTTCAGCTCGCCAATGCTTGTCAATGACCAACTGACCGTCGTCAAGGAAGTCCAGCCAAGCCAAG aagCTGCGAGGATGCGTGTAGATCCTGTGTATGCCGCCTTGCGCTACGGGACGTCCTTGGCACAGATGAGCCGTTCCAGTTTTGGCAGTTTGTCAGAATCTCCAACACGCACCCtg GGGGAGGGAGATGAGGAGAACCAGGAGACACAGTGCAGCATGGAAGAGGAGATTACTCAGGAGACAGGGG AAAATTTCTCACCACCTCCAGACACGCCTGTCCCTGACACAGAGATCAGCAAGGAGGAAGATGCAAGCAGTGGTCAAGCTCAGACGCCTGCAGAGGTTAGAAGT GTGCCCAAGCGTATTGAAGTTCACTCCATCCACACTTATGTAGCACTCTTCAAGTTTCTGCCTCAGGAACAGAACGACCTGGAACTGCA TCCTGGTGATCGGGTGCAGGTCACTGATGACTCTAATGAGGAGTGGTGGAAG GGTAAAAGCGGTGATAGAGTCGGATTCTTCCCTGCCAACTTTGTGCAGAGGGTCCGGCCAGGAGAGAGAGTGTGGCGGGTCGTCCAGGGCTCTTCTGGCAACCGAGAAAGAGGACACATGGCCGTGAGGGAATCCCAG ATCTGTGTGGGGAAGCGAGAAGACGGTGAGGTGTTTCTAAAGCTGAGCAGCGGGAAGAAGAGAGGGCTGGTCCCAGCTGACTCCATCGAGGAGATCTGA